A stretch of the Panicum virgatum strain AP13 chromosome 9N, P.virgatum_v5, whole genome shotgun sequence genome encodes the following:
- the LOC120687906 gene encoding nucleolin 2-like isoform X1 — MGKSSKKSGVEVAPAAVSVPEGKSAKKGKRNAEGEIEKAVSAKKQKTVPVKVEPVKKQPPPKKVESSSSEEESSDSEEEVKVQPKKVTQPKKGMQPAKEESSDDSSDESSLDDEPSKKPVASNKPPAAAGSSSSDETSDSGGDSSSDDELAKKPTTLTKKPAAVVSNGSKNLMSDSSSSDSSSDDESDEDDKPAAQLKKPSVAFVQQKTQESDSSDSDSDDDSDEDLPVKAPVAAKKKEESSESSESESEDEDNNAKPAKAAAPKKKEESSDSSESDSESDSDSDEPEKPTVAAKRHLATDKKSRQSSDESDDSSDESSEESDEEPPQKKPKVLYLHVRSAFEYFVSPAYCSSGAAKPATKVSKKESSSDEDSEEESDKQAKTPNKKLAQNEAKTPAKSQSQSAGSKTIFVGNLSYSVDREQVKQFFEEAGEVVDVRLSTFEDGSMKGYGHVEFATAEAAQKALEFADHDLMGRSLRVDIAVERGAYTPGSGRDNSSFNKSAPRSGNTVFIKGFNTSSGEDQIRSALEKHFGSCGEIVRISIPKDYETGAPKGMAYMDFKDPDSLNKAYELNGNELDGYSLYVDEAKPRPDNRDGGFSGGRRGSFSGGRRGRSDRGRGGDRGRDGGRGGRVFGGRGGRGDRGRGGRGTPYKQGAGTGRSDFYLLS; from the exons ATGGGCAAGTCGAGCAAGAAATCCGGTGTTGAGGTTGCACCTGCTGCTGTCTCGGTCCCAGAGGGCAAGTCTGCAAAGAAGG GGAAGAGAAATGCGGAAGGTGAGATTGAGAAGGCAGTCAGTGCGAAGAAGCAAAAGACTGTACCTGTAAAGGTTGAGCCAGTGAAGAAGCAGCCCCCTCCCAAGAAAGTTGAGAGCAGTAGCTCTGAGGAAGAATCTTCAGATTCTGAAGAGGAG GTTAAGGTCCAGCCGAAGAAGGTTACTCAACCGAAGAAAGGCATGCAACCTGCTAAAGAGGAGAGCAGTGATGATAGCAGTGATGAGAGCTCCTTAGATGAT GAACCTTCCAAAAAACCAGTTGCTTCAAATAAACCTCCAGCTGCtgctggcagcagcagcagcgatgaGACCAGCGATAGTGGTGGTGATAGCAGTTCTGATGACGAACTTGCAAAGAAACCCACTACCCTTACAAAGAAGCCTGCTGCAGTGGTTAGTAATGGTTCCAAAAATCTTATGTCTGACAGCAGCAGCTCAGACAGTAGCTCGGACGATGAATCTGATGAGGATGAT AAGCCTGCTGCTCAGCTAAAGAAGCCTTCAGTTGCCTTTGTGCAACAGAAGACCCAAGAGTCTGATAGCTCTGACAGCGATTCGGATGATGATTCAGATGAG GATTTGCCTGTTAAAGCTCCGGTAGCAGCCAAGAAAAAGGAGGAGTCGAGTGAGAGTTCTGAATCTGAGTCCGAGGATGAG GATAACAATGCTAAGCCTGCAAAGGCTGCTGCTCCTAAGAAGAAAGAGGAATCTAGTGATAGCTCAGAATCTGACTCTGAGTCAGATTCTGATTCTGATGAA CCTGAAAAGCCTACTGTTGCTGCAAAAAGGCATCTAGCAACAGATAAGAAGAGCAGACAA tCCAGTGACGAATCTGATGATAGTTCTGATgagagttctgaagaaagtgaTGAGGAGCCTCCTCAAAAGAAGCCAAAGGTACTCTATCTTCATGTTCGCTCTGCCTTTGAATATTTTGTTTCACCTGCTTACTGTTCTTCTGGTGCTGCAAAGCCTGCCACTAAGGTTTCAAAGAAAGAAAGCAGCAGTGATGAAGATAGTGAAGAGGAAAGTGACAAACAGGCTAAAACTCCCAACAAAAAATTGGCACAGAATGAA GCCAAAACTCCTGCCAAAAGCCAAAGTCAGTCTGCTGGATCAAAGACGATTTTTGTGGGGAATTTATCCTATAGTGTAGATCGTGAACAAGT TAAGCAATTTTTTGAGGAGGCTGGTGAGGTTGTAGATGTTCGTTTGTCTACTTTCGAGGATGGGAGCATGAAGGGCTATGGTCATGTTGAATTCGCTACAGCTGAAGCTGCTCAGAAG GCACTTGAATTTGCTGATCATGACCTGATGGGACGGTCTTTGAGGGTCGACATTGCTGTTGAGAGGGGCGCGTACACTCCTGGCAGCGG GAGGGACAACAGTTCTTTCAACAAATCTGCTCCAAGGTCAGGCAACACTGTATTTATTAAAGGCTTTAACACATCTAGTGGAGAGGACCAG ATCCGAAGCGCTCTTGAAAAACATTTTGGCTCATGTGGAGAGATTGTTCGGATTTCAATTCCAAAGGATTATGAAACTGGTGCACCCAAAGG GATGGCATACATGGACTTCAAGGATCCGGATTCCTTGAATAAAGCATATGAGCTGAACGGAAATGAACTTGATGGCTACAGCTTGTATGTTGATGAGGCGAAGCCTAGGCCTGATAACAGAGATGGTGGCTTCAGTGGTGGCAGGCGGGGAAGTTTCAGTGgtggaagaagagggagaagtgACAGGGGCCGAGGTGGTGACCGCGGACGTGACGGAGGACGGGggggacgtgtatttggaggAAGGGGTGGAAGGGGTGACAGAGGCCGTGGCGGCCGGGGCACACCATACAAGCAGGGTGCTGGTACAGGCCGCTCAGATTTCTATCTGCTGTCATGA
- the LOC120687906 gene encoding nucleolin 2-like isoform X2, translated as MGKSSKKSGVEVAPAAVSVPEGKSAKKGKRNAEGEIEKAVSAKKQKTVPVKVEPVKKQPPPKKVESSSSEEESSDSEEEVKVQPKKVTQPKKGMQPAKEESSDDSSDESSLDDEPSKKPVASNKPPAAAGSSSSDETSDSGGDSSSDDELAKKPTTLTKKPAAVVSNGSKNLMSDSSSSDSSSDDESDEDDKPAAQLKKPSVAFVQQKTQESDSSDSDSDDDSDEDLPVKAPVAAKKKEESSESSESESEDEDNNAKPAKAAAPKKKEESSDSSESDSESDSDSDEPEKPTVAAKRHLATDKKSRQSSDESDDSSDESSEESDEEPPQKKPKPATKVSKKESSSDEDSEEESDKQAKTPNKKLAQNEAKTPAKSQSQSAGSKTIFVGNLSYSVDREQVKQFFEEAGEVVDVRLSTFEDGSMKGYGHVEFATAEAAQKALEFADHDLMGRSLRVDIAVERGAYTPGSGRDNSSFNKSAPRSGNTVFIKGFNTSSGEDQIRSALEKHFGSCGEIVRISIPKDYETGAPKGMAYMDFKDPDSLNKAYELNGNELDGYSLYVDEAKPRPDNRDGGFSGGRRGSFSGGRRGRSDRGRGGDRGRDGGRGGRVFGGRGGRGDRGRGGRGTPYKQGAGTGRSDFYLLS; from the exons ATGGGCAAGTCGAGCAAGAAATCCGGTGTTGAGGTTGCACCTGCTGCTGTCTCGGTCCCAGAGGGCAAGTCTGCAAAGAAGG GGAAGAGAAATGCGGAAGGTGAGATTGAGAAGGCAGTCAGTGCGAAGAAGCAAAAGACTGTACCTGTAAAGGTTGAGCCAGTGAAGAAGCAGCCCCCTCCCAAGAAAGTTGAGAGCAGTAGCTCTGAGGAAGAATCTTCAGATTCTGAAGAGGAG GTTAAGGTCCAGCCGAAGAAGGTTACTCAACCGAAGAAAGGCATGCAACCTGCTAAAGAGGAGAGCAGTGATGATAGCAGTGATGAGAGCTCCTTAGATGAT GAACCTTCCAAAAAACCAGTTGCTTCAAATAAACCTCCAGCTGCtgctggcagcagcagcagcgatgaGACCAGCGATAGTGGTGGTGATAGCAGTTCTGATGACGAACTTGCAAAGAAACCCACTACCCTTACAAAGAAGCCTGCTGCAGTGGTTAGTAATGGTTCCAAAAATCTTATGTCTGACAGCAGCAGCTCAGACAGTAGCTCGGACGATGAATCTGATGAGGATGAT AAGCCTGCTGCTCAGCTAAAGAAGCCTTCAGTTGCCTTTGTGCAACAGAAGACCCAAGAGTCTGATAGCTCTGACAGCGATTCGGATGATGATTCAGATGAG GATTTGCCTGTTAAAGCTCCGGTAGCAGCCAAGAAAAAGGAGGAGTCGAGTGAGAGTTCTGAATCTGAGTCCGAGGATGAG GATAACAATGCTAAGCCTGCAAAGGCTGCTGCTCCTAAGAAGAAAGAGGAATCTAGTGATAGCTCAGAATCTGACTCTGAGTCAGATTCTGATTCTGATGAA CCTGAAAAGCCTACTGTTGCTGCAAAAAGGCATCTAGCAACAGATAAGAAGAGCAGACAA tCCAGTGACGAATCTGATGATAGTTCTGATgagagttctgaagaaagtgaTGAGGAGCCTCCTCAAAAGAAGCCAAAG CCTGCCACTAAGGTTTCAAAGAAAGAAAGCAGCAGTGATGAAGATAGTGAAGAGGAAAGTGACAAACAGGCTAAAACTCCCAACAAAAAATTGGCACAGAATGAA GCCAAAACTCCTGCCAAAAGCCAAAGTCAGTCTGCTGGATCAAAGACGATTTTTGTGGGGAATTTATCCTATAGTGTAGATCGTGAACAAGT TAAGCAATTTTTTGAGGAGGCTGGTGAGGTTGTAGATGTTCGTTTGTCTACTTTCGAGGATGGGAGCATGAAGGGCTATGGTCATGTTGAATTCGCTACAGCTGAAGCTGCTCAGAAG GCACTTGAATTTGCTGATCATGACCTGATGGGACGGTCTTTGAGGGTCGACATTGCTGTTGAGAGGGGCGCGTACACTCCTGGCAGCGG GAGGGACAACAGTTCTTTCAACAAATCTGCTCCAAGGTCAGGCAACACTGTATTTATTAAAGGCTTTAACACATCTAGTGGAGAGGACCAG ATCCGAAGCGCTCTTGAAAAACATTTTGGCTCATGTGGAGAGATTGTTCGGATTTCAATTCCAAAGGATTATGAAACTGGTGCACCCAAAGG GATGGCATACATGGACTTCAAGGATCCGGATTCCTTGAATAAAGCATATGAGCTGAACGGAAATGAACTTGATGGCTACAGCTTGTATGTTGATGAGGCGAAGCCTAGGCCTGATAACAGAGATGGTGGCTTCAGTGGTGGCAGGCGGGGAAGTTTCAGTGgtggaagaagagggagaagtgACAGGGGCCGAGGTGGTGACCGCGGACGTGACGGAGGACGGGggggacgtgtatttggaggAAGGGGTGGAAGGGGTGACAGAGGCCGTGGCGGCCGGGGCACACCATACAAGCAGGGTGCTGGTACAGGCCGCTCAGATTTCTATCTGCTGTCATGA
- the LOC120687352 gene encoding cellulose synthase A catalytic subunit 7 [UDP-forming] produces MDAGGLAAGSHMRGELHVVRGRDAEPGAARSAAADVRTCRVCGDEVGAREDGQPFVACAECGFPVCRPCYEYERSDGTQRCPQCNTRYKRHKGCPRVEGDEDDGPEMDDLEEEFPAAKSPSKKPHEPVAFDVYSENGEHPPQRWRTGGQTLSSFTGSVAGKDLEAEREMEGSMEWKDRIDKWKTKQEKRGNKLNPDDSDDDDDKNDDEYMLLAEARQPLWRKVPIPSSQINPYRIVIVLRLVVLCFFLKFRITTPATDAVPLWLASVVCELWFALSWILDQLPKWAPVTRETYLDRLALRYDREGEACRLAPIDFFVSTVDPLKEPPLITANTVLSILAADYPVDRTSCYVSDDGASMLLFDTLSETAEFARRWVPFCKKFAVEPRAPEFYFSQKMDYLKDKVQPTFVKERRAMKREYEEFKVRVNALVAKAQKKPEEGWVMQDGTPWPGNNTRDHPGMIQVYLGTQGALDVEGHELPRLVYVSREKRPGYDHHKKAGAMNALVRVSAVLTNAPFILNLDCDHYVNNSKAVREAMCFLMDPQLGRKLCYVQFPQRFDGIDSHDRYANRNVVFFDINMKGLDGIQGPVYVGTGCVFNRQALYGYDPPRPEKRPKMTCDCWPSWCCCCCCFGGGKQRRGKKDKSKGGGADSGDEPRRGLLGFYRKRSGKKDKLGGKKGGGLGKKHPRAFELEEIEEGLEGYEELERSSLMSQKSFEKRFGQSPVFIASTLVEDGGLPQGAAADPASLIKEAIHVISCGYEEKTEWGKEIGWIYGSVTEDILTGFKMHCRGWKSVYCTPARAAFKGSAPINLSDRLHQVLRWALGSVEIFMSRHCPLWYAYGGRLKWLERFAYTNTIVYPFTSIPLLAYCTIPAVCLLTGKFIIPTLNNLASIWFIALFLSIIATGVLELRWSGVSIEDWWRNEQFWVIGGVSAHLFAVFQGLLKVLGGVDTNFTVTSKAAADETDAFGELYLFKWTTLLVPPTTLIIINMVGIVAGVSDAVNNGYGSWGPLFGKLFFSFWVIVHLYPFLKGLMGRQNRTPTIVVLWSILLASIFSLVWVRIDPFIPKAKGPILKPCGVEC; encoded by the exons atggacgccggcggcctcgcgGCGGGGTCGCACATGCGGGGCGAGCTGCACGTCGTGCGCGGCCGCGACGCGGAGCCGGGCGCCGCCCGGAGCGCCGCGGCGGACGTGAGGACGTGCCGCGTGTGCGGGGACGAGGTCGGGGCGCGGGAGGACGGACAGCCCTTCGTGGCGTGCGCCGAGTGCGGCTTCCCCGTGTGCCGGCCCTGCTACGAGTACGAGCGCAGCGACGGCACGCAGCGCTGCCCGCAGTGCAACACCCGCTACAAGCGCCACAAAG GGTGCCCGAGGGTGGAAGGGGACGAAGACGACGGCCCGGAGATGGACGACCTGGAGGAGGAGTTCCCCGCCGCCAAGAGCCCGAGTAAGAAGCCCCACGAGCCCGTCGCCTTCGACGTCTACTCGGAGAACGGGGAGCACCCGCCGCAGCGGTGGCGGACGGGAGGCCAGACGCTCTCCTCCTTCACCGGAAGCG TGGCCGGGAAGGACctggaggccgagagggagatGGAGGGGAGCATGGAGTGGAAGGACCGCATCGACAAGTGGAAGACCAAGCAGGAGAAGAGGGGCAACAAGCTCAACCccgacgacagcgacgacgacgacgacaagaacgACGACGAGTACATGCT GCTGGCCGAGGCCCGGCAGCCTCTGTGGCGCAAGGTCCCGATCCCGTCGAGCCAGATCAACCCGTACCGCATCGTCATCGTCCTCCGGCTGGTGGTGCTGTGCTTCTTCCTCAAGTTCCGGAtcacgacgccggcgacggacGCCGTGCCGCTGTGGCTGGCGTCCGTGGTGTGCGAGCTCTGGTTCGCGCTCTCGTGGATCCTGGACCAGCTCCCCAAGTGGGCCCCCGTGACCCGGGAGACGTACCTGGACCGGCTGGCGCTGCGGTACGACCGGGAGGGCGAGGCGTGCCGCCTGGCCCCGATCGACTTCTTCGTGAGCACGGTGGACCCGCTCAAGGAGCCCCCCCTGATCACCGCCAACACCGTGCtctccatcctcgccgccgactACCCCGTCGACCGCACCAGCTGCTACGTCTCCGACGACGGCGCCTCCATGCTGCTCTTCGACACGCTGTCCGAGACCGCCGAGTTCGCGCGGCGCTGGGTGCCCTTCTGCAAGAAGTTCGCCGTGGAGCCCCGCGCGCCCGAGTTCTACTTCTCCCAGAAGATGGACTACCTCAAGGACAAGGTGCAGCCGACCTTCGTCAAGGAGCGGCGCGCCATGAAGCGCGAGTACGAGGAGTTCAAGGTGCGCGTGAACGCGCTGGTGGCCAAGGCGCAGAAGAAGCCCGAGGAGGGGTGGGTGATGCAGGACGGCACGCCGTGGCCCGGGAACAACACGCGCGACCACCCGGGGATGATCCAGGTCTACCTGGGCACCCAGGGCGCGCTCGACGTGGAGGGCCACGAGCTGCCGCGGCTGGTCTACGTGTCCAGGGAGAAGCGCCCCGGGTACGACCACCACAAGAAGGCCGGCGCCATGAACGCGCTGGTGCGGGTGTCGGCCGTGCTCACCAACGCGCCCTTCATCCTCAACCTCGACTGCGACCACTACGTGAACAACAGCAAGGCCGTGCGCGAGGCCATGTGCTTCCTCATGGACCCGCAGCTGGGGAGGAAGCTCTGCTACGTCCAGTTCCCGCAGCGCTTCGACGGCATCGACAGCCACGACCGCTACGCCAACCGCAACGTCGTCTTCTTCGACATCAACATGAAGGGGCTGGACGGCATCCAGGGCCCCGTCTACGTCGGCACCGGctgcgtcttcaaccgccaggCGCTCTACGGCTACGACCCGCCGCGCCCGGAGAAGAGGCCCAAGATGACGTGCGACTGCTGGCCgtcctggtgctgctgctgctgctgcttcggcggcggcaagcAGCGCCGCggcaagaaggacaagagcaagGGGGGCGGCGCCGACTCCGGCGACGAGCCGCGCCGCGGCCTGCTCGGCTTCTACAGGAAGCGCAGCGGCAAGAAGGACAAGCTCGGCGGCAAGAAGGGCGGCGGGCTCGGCAAGAAGCACCCGCGCGCGTTCGAGCTGGAGGAGATCGAGGAGGGCCTGGAGGGGTACGAGGAGCTGGAGCGCTCCTCGCTCATGTCCCAGAAGAGCTTCGAGAAGCGCTTCGGCCAGTCGCCGGTGTTCATCGCCTCCACGCTCGTCGAGGACGGCGGGCTCccgcagggcgccgccgccgaccccgcctCGCTCATCAAGGAGGCCATCCACGTCATCAGCTGCGGCTACGAGGAGAAGACCGAATGGGGCAAGGAG ATCGGGTGGATTTATGGGTCGGTGACAGAGGACATTCTTACTGGGTTCAAAATGCACTGCCGCGGGTGGAAGTCGGTGTACTgcacgccggcgcgggcggcgttCAAGGGTTCGGCGCCGATCAACTTGTCCGACCGTCTCCACCAGGTGCTGCGTTGGGCGCTGGGCTCCGTGGAGATCTTCATGAGCCGCCACTGCCCGCTCTGGTACGCCTACGGCGGCCGCCTCAAGTGGCTGGAGCGCTTCGCCTACACCAACACCATCGTCTACCCCTTCACCTCCATCCCGCTCCTCGCCTACTGCACCATCCCCGCCGTCTGCCTCCTCACCGGCAAGTTCATCATCCCCACG CTGAACAACCTGGCCAGCATCTGGTTCATCGCCTTGTTCCTGTCCATCATCGCGACGGGCGTGCTGGAGCTGCGGTGGAGCGGGGTGAGCATCGAGGACTGGTGGCGCAACGAGCAGTTCTGGGTCATCGGCGGCGTCTCCGCGCACCTCTTCGCCGTGTTCCAGGGCCTGCTCAAGGTGCTGGGCGGCGTGGACACCAACTTCACCGTCACCTCCAAGGCGGCCGCCGACGAGACGGACGCCTTCGGCGAGCTCTACCTCTTCAAGTGGACCACCCTGCTGGTGCCCCCCACCACGCTCATCATCATCAACATGGTCGGCATCGTGGCCGGCGTCTCCGACGCCGTCAACAACGGCTATGGCTCCTGGGGCCCGCTCTTCGGCAagctcttcttctccttctgggTCATCGTCCACCTCTACCCCTTCCTCAAGGGGCTCATGGGGAGGCAGAACCGGACGCCCACCATCGTCGTGCTCTGGTCCATCCTCCTCGCCTCCATCTTCTCGCTCGTCTGGGTTAGGATCGACCCCTTCATCCCCAAGGCCAAGGGCCCCATCCTCAAGCCGTGCGGAGTCGAGTGCTGA